A genomic window from Bradyrhizobium lupini includes:
- a CDS encoding SDR family NAD(P)-dependent oxidoreductase, with amino-acid sequence MHNVLVTGGSRGIGLAIGQRLVDGGYNVIAAARRESDELKAAIAGSEGRLHFRACDLAVIDAIPAYAKLVRDEFGPIYGLVNNAGLGTEGLLATMHNSEIEALVQLNVLSPIILTKYVARQMMADGAGRIINISSIIATTGYNGLSVYGATKAAATGFTRSLAREVGKLGITVNAIAPGFIDTELTHNLSDDSRKRIAGRSALRRLPETDDVARMVEYLLGEGGRNVTGTVFTVDAGNTA; translated from the coding sequence ATGCATAATGTTCTCGTCACCGGCGGTAGCCGCGGTATCGGCCTTGCGATCGGCCAGCGGCTTGTTGATGGCGGCTACAACGTGATCGCGGCGGCGCGGCGCGAGAGCGACGAGCTCAAGGCGGCGATTGCCGGGTCGGAGGGGCGCCTGCATTTCCGCGCCTGCGACCTCGCCGTGATCGACGCGATCCCTGCCTATGCAAAACTCGTGCGCGACGAATTCGGACCGATCTACGGCCTCGTCAACAATGCCGGCCTCGGCACCGAAGGCCTGCTCGCGACCATGCACAATTCCGAGATCGAGGCGCTGGTGCAGCTCAACGTGCTGTCGCCGATCATTCTCACCAAATATGTCGCGCGGCAGATGATGGCCGACGGTGCCGGCCGCATCATCAACATCTCCTCGATTATCGCGACGACCGGCTATAACGGCCTCTCGGTTTACGGTGCGACCAAGGCCGCCGCCACCGGCTTCACCCGTTCGCTCGCGCGCGAGGTCGGCAAGCTCGGCATCACCGTGAACGCGATCGCGCCCGGTTTCATCGACACCGAGCTGACGCACAATCTGTCCGACGACAGCCGCAAGCGCATCGCCGGCCGTAGCGCGCTGCGCCGCCTGCCGGAGACCGACGACGTCGCGCGGATGGTGGAGTATTTGCTGGGAGAGGGCGGTCGCAATGTGACGGGTACCGTGTTTACGGTCGACGCGGGCAACACGGCGTAG
- a CDS encoding class I adenylate-forming enzyme family protein, with protein MSPREIFALRDHLGAELTGRTLSDAHDVVSLTDILSQTVLGGRLGELSGRAVLLKLSDQLRSGLAMIELDGIARRMLLCPPDLNPAHLDALTADAGIDAVVTDEPDRWAETGVPLVVTAQLPLQATAPARTERATEWLMLTSGTSGVPKIVGHTLEALTGAIVAEGPARGPAPVWATFYDIRRYGGLQIFLRAVLSGGSMVLSDPHEALADHVTRLNARGVSHISGTPSHWRKLLMSGSAAQFAPRYVRLSGEIADQAVLDGLKAAFPNSSVGHAYASTEAGVGFAVNDGLEGFPADYLGNRNGVEMKVVDGSLRIRSTRTAHAYIGRDAAALTDADGYVDSGDIVELRGDRYYFVGRRGGIINIGGLKVHPEEIEAVINRHLDVRMSRAKSRKSPITGGIVVADVILADGTDPARAKEIRDQILDQCRAQLASHKVPAVIRFVEALDVTPAGKLARTDA; from the coding sequence TCGTGTCGCTGACGGATATCCTGTCGCAGACGGTCCTGGGTGGCCGCCTGGGCGAGCTGTCCGGCCGCGCGGTGCTGCTGAAATTGTCCGACCAGCTCCGATCGGGTCTTGCCATGATCGAGCTCGACGGTATTGCCCGCCGCATGCTGCTGTGCCCGCCGGATCTCAACCCGGCGCATCTCGACGCGCTGACGGCGGATGCCGGGATCGATGCCGTCGTCACCGACGAGCCCGATCGCTGGGCCGAGACTGGCGTGCCGCTGGTCGTCACCGCACAACTGCCGCTTCAAGCCACAGCGCCGGCCAGGACCGAGCGCGCCACGGAATGGCTGATGCTCACTTCGGGCACGTCGGGCGTGCCGAAAATCGTCGGCCATACGCTGGAAGCACTCACCGGCGCCATCGTCGCCGAAGGCCCGGCGCGCGGACCCGCGCCGGTATGGGCGACGTTCTACGACATCCGCCGCTATGGCGGCCTGCAGATATTCCTCCGCGCCGTCCTCTCGGGCGGCTCGATGGTGCTGTCCGATCCGCATGAGGCGCTCGCCGATCACGTCACGCGGCTGAACGCGCGGGGCGTCTCCCACATCTCCGGCACGCCCTCGCACTGGCGCAAGCTGTTGATGAGCGGCTCGGCCGCGCAGTTCGCGCCGCGCTATGTCCGCCTCTCCGGCGAGATCGCCGACCAGGCGGTGCTGGACGGCCTGAAAGCGGCGTTCCCGAATTCCTCCGTCGGCCATGCCTATGCGTCAACCGAGGCCGGCGTCGGCTTTGCCGTCAATGACGGGCTGGAAGGCTTTCCGGCGGACTATCTCGGCAACCGCAACGGCGTCGAAATGAAGGTCGTCGACGGCTCGCTACGTATCCGTTCGACGCGCACGGCGCACGCCTATATCGGTCGCGACGCGGCTGCGCTCACCGATGCAGACGGGTATGTCGATAGCGGCGATATCGTCGAATTGCGCGGCGACCGCTACTATTTCGTCGGCCGCCGCGGCGGCATCATCAATATCGGTGGGCTGAAGGTTCACCCCGAAGAGATCGAGGCGGTGATCAACCGTCATCTCGATGTGCGGATGTCGCGGGCGAAGTCACGCAAGAGCCCGATCACCGGCGGCATCGTCGTCGCCGACGTGATCCTCGCCGACGGCACCGATCCGGCGCGCGCGAAAGAGATCCGCGACCAGATTCTGGATCAGTGCCGCGCTCAGCTCGCCTCCCACAAGGTGCCGGCGGTGATCCGCTTCGTCGAGGCGCTCGACGTCACCCCGGCCGGCAAACTGGCGCGCACCGATGCATAA
- a CDS encoding DUF3095 domain-containing protein, which translates to MTSAFYSGIPVFRGFTSLMDPALYSPLPDDWSVGVADIVDLTKAIAAQRYKAVNMAGAAVIAAVTNALEGREFPFVFGGDGASFAVAPNDLELAREALAATATWVREDLDLRMRVALVPVSVIRAHGLDVRVARFGPSANLSYAMFSGGGLAWADAAMKRGEFAITEAPAGTQPDLSGLSCRFEVIPAARGLILSVLVMPAQGADPSAFRNVIEDIIHLVERSPDAGRPVPPQGPPLTWPPQGLEYEARTKRGGPLLARRASVLAYTLFVYLIMRFDLKVGGFVPKLYTRQVVENSDFRKYDDGLRMILDCTPELERALSDRLAIAARDGIVRYGLYQQDAAMMTCFTPSALRSDHVHFIDGARGGYASAATALKAMTA; encoded by the coding sequence ATGACATCAGCGTTCTATAGCGGCATTCCGGTCTTTCGCGGCTTCACCAGTCTGATGGACCCCGCTTTGTATTCGCCGCTGCCCGACGACTGGAGCGTCGGCGTTGCCGACATCGTGGATCTGACCAAGGCCATCGCGGCGCAGCGCTACAAGGCGGTGAACATGGCCGGTGCCGCCGTGATCGCGGCCGTGACGAATGCATTGGAGGGACGCGAATTTCCCTTCGTGTTCGGCGGCGACGGCGCGAGTTTTGCGGTCGCGCCTAATGATCTCGAACTGGCCCGCGAGGCTTTGGCTGCGACCGCGACCTGGGTGCGGGAAGATCTCGACTTGCGGATGCGCGTCGCGCTGGTGCCGGTGAGCGTCATTCGCGCGCATGGCCTAGACGTGCGCGTCGCGCGCTTCGGACCGTCGGCCAATTTGTCCTATGCGATGTTTTCTGGCGGCGGGCTCGCCTGGGCGGACGCAGCGATGAAGCGCGGCGAGTTTGCGATCACCGAAGCGCCCGCGGGGACGCAGCCCGATCTCTCCGGCCTGTCCTGCCGCTTCGAGGTGATTCCGGCTGCGCGCGGCCTGATCCTGTCCGTGCTGGTCATGCCGGCCCAAGGCGCCGATCCCTCGGCATTCCGCAACGTGATCGAGGACATCATCCATCTCGTCGAGCGCAGCCCGGATGCCGGTCGTCCCGTGCCGCCACAAGGGCCGCCGCTGACATGGCCGCCGCAAGGGCTGGAATATGAGGCGCGCACCAAGCGCGGAGGTCCGTTGCTCGCACGCCGCGCCAGCGTGCTGGCCTACACCCTTTTCGTCTATCTGATCATGCGCTTCGATCTCAAAGTCGGCGGCTTTGTGCCGAAGCTTTATACACGGCAGGTCGTGGAGAACTCCGACTTCCGAAAATATGACGACGGCCTGCGCATGATCCTCGACTGTACGCCGGAGCTCGAACGCGCCCTCAGCGATCGCCTCGCGATTGCCGCGCGCGACGGCATCGTGCGTTACGGCCTCTATCAGCAGGACGCTGCGATGATGACCTGCTTCACCCCGTCGGCGTTGCGCAGCGATCACGTCCATTTTATCGACGGCGCGCGGGGCGGCTACGCCTCGGCGGCGACGGCGCTGAAGGCGATGACGGCGTGA